The proteins below are encoded in one region of Sphaerodactylus townsendi isolate TG3544 linkage group LG06, MPM_Stown_v2.3, whole genome shotgun sequence:
- the LOC125434153 gene encoding SPARC-related modular calcium-binding protein 1-like encodes MPALLWLLLALPQLAAPLRWDTSPFIISESERGEAAPCLVECPRERGRPICASDGKLYKSPCAFQRARCREPFLEALPRSHCGGGAHREPNNANLTRCQEDRATALSQSRRQAHATYIPECDEDGSFLQVQCHKQTGYCWCSSPEGKPISGTSVLNETPNCTGSYTVRTLWQDSNSSRREEGARPLPTQPSPLPHKQEEGTSLPFLIPIIVPDFKPSRMTKQNQATLPAEYPPPSCEQERREAIEEAQQHQQEGTFVPECEPDGTYKMVQCHQATGYCWCVRVDTGRPVPGTSARNFPPDCGTDTAAKTTEVGSLFRDRTLQGCPGTKKAEFISNLIKALASDMLQSRMMPAPYRRFPDRLTGRSLEERVVRWQFVRLDKDFSNSISERELRPLKLYMKKHTRPKRCVRKFLDYCDLDDDRLISLNELRGCLGLS; translated from the exons TTCATCATCTCGGAGAGCGAGCGAGGAGAAGCAGCGCCGTGCCTGGTGGAATGTCCGCGGGAGAGAGGGCGACCCATCTGCGCCTCTGACGGGAAGCTCTACAAATCTCCGTGCGCTTTCCAGAGAGCGCGTTGCCGCGAACCTTTCTTGGAGGCTTTGCCACGGTCCCACTGCGGCGGAGGTGCCCACCGAGAACCCAACA ATGCCAATCTTACCCGCTGCCAGGAGGACCGAGCCACCGCCCTCTCGCAGTCCCGCCGCCAGGCACACGCCACCTATATTCCAGAGTGCGATGAAGATGGATCCTTCTTGCAG GTTCAGTGCCACAAACAGACCGGCTATTGCTGGTGCTCCTCTCCAGAAGGGAAACCCATCAGCGGAACTTCAGTCCTTAATGAAACTCCAAACTGCACAG gtTCCTACACGGTACGGACTTTGTGGCAAGATTCCAACTCCTCTCGGAGAG AAGAAGGTGCCCGGCCTCTGCCCACCCAGCCAAGCCCCCTGCCCCACAAACAGGAAG AGGGAACCTCCCTGCCTTTCCTAATCCCCATCATCGTCCCAGACTTCAAGCCCAGCCGCATGACGAAGCAAAACCAAG CTACACTCCCTGCAGAATACCCGCCGCCGTCGTGTGAGCAGGAACGGCGTGAAGCCATCGAGGAGGCCCAGCAGCACCAACAGGAGGGCACCTTCGTCCCCGAATGCGAGCCCGACGGCACGTACAAGATGGTGCAGTGCCACCAAGCCACGGGGTATTGCTGGTGCGTGCGGGTGGACACCGGCCGACCCGTCCCGGGCACCTCCGCGCG GAATTTCCCTCCAGACTGTGGAACTGACACAGCAGCCAAAACGACAGAAGTGGGCTCACTGTTCCGAGATCGTACACTGCAAG GTTGTCCCGGCACCAAGAAGGCTGAATTCATCTCCAACCTGATCAAAGCCTTAGCTTCAGATATGCTGCAGTCAAGAATGATGCCCGCCCCGTACCGCAG GTTTCCGGACCGCTTGACGGGGCGCAGCCTGGAGGAGCGGGTGGTCCGCTGGCAGTTCGTACGGCTGGACAAGGACTTCAGCAACAGCATCAGCGAGCGCGAGCTCCGGCCCCTCAAGCTGTACATGAAGAAGCACACCCGGCCCAAGCGCTGCGTCCGGAAATTCCTCGACTACTGTGACCTGGACGACGACCGGCTCATCTCCCTGAACGAGCTCAGAGGCTGCCTAGGACTCAGTTAA